GCACCTTAAGGTGCGGCCAGCAGTGTGCCCTTATAGGGCTAGTGCAAACCGCACCTTGAAGGTGCGGTTGTGATTATGCCTTTTTTATGCTTTTGATGGCTAAATTGAGGAGTGATGGTTGTTTTGTTGGATTGAGCCATAGCTCTTGCAATTTATAACAGCTTAAAATCGAGTTGCCAGATATCGTTGATTTAGTTAAAATCATAACGAAAAGGCATTTTACCAACCGAACACCTATCCCAACGTAAGCAATTTTAATGGAGGCGGCTTGTGAATCTAAGCAGGAAGTGGATTGTAGTCGTTATCTTAGCAGTAATTGCAATTATCGCTGTAGTAGGAGCAAGGCAGGTTCTTATTGCACGAAACTCTGGAGAACTTGATCAGAAGACACAGGAAGTATTAAGAGTAGCCATTAATGGTTGGACGATCAAGCATACGGCAAGATTAGCTTCAAACCAAGGAAAAACCAATGATATCAAGCAGGAACTAAAAAAATTCTACGACGATAAATCAGGTGCTTTAGCAAAGCAGCAACGTTATATAGATGCCTTAATAGCGGCCGATAAAGCGAAAAGCGAGAATAGCCTAAGCCTAAGCACCAATACACCGCTTCAGATTTTAGGGTTTAGGGTAACCGATGTAAAGGTAAAGGACGCGAGCATCAGCCGCAATAGTGCTGATATTACAGCAGAGATCGAATATTATATTCAATACGATACTCAACATGCGAATTACAGTGCGCTTGGAAAGAATACTTACAAGTTCAAGCTTAATAAAGAGAAGGATGGCTGGAAAATCGCTGCTGAGGATCTAGTTAGCGATGGCGAGGAATAGTGATACCGGACGATAAGCTTGAAGCTATATTGCCTGGTGGGTGATGTTTCGACATCAGTATTGACAGGTGTCAATTAGAAGATCCTGTTGACCAGGTTGAAAGCAACGAAAACTCTAAAAATCATATACCATCTGGATATATACGAAGTTGTGCTGTGTGCGGTGTCCCGTTAGAACATCTCGACAATGAAGAAACCCTTGCTTGCTACTTCTGCGGGGAGTTGTACAAGGCTCATATCTGGTGCCCTGAGGGACACTATGTATGTCAATCCTGCTATCAAATACCCATTTCAGGTTTTATTGAAGAGATAGTTAAGACAACCACATCAAAAGATCCCTTTGACCTGGCAACAACTATGATGGCACACCCCAGTCTTCCCGAGTGCTCGTGTGAGCATGCCTGGGTTTTTACTGCGGCTGTTCTGGTTGCAGTTAAAAATGAGGGTACACTGAAGGTAACTGAGGATGATATCTTTAACGCTCTAGAAGCCGTCAAGGAGCAAGCGATAACAAGTCTTGCGCACAGGACAGGCGTGTGCGGAATTATACCTGCGGTGGGGGTTGTATTTCATGTCGCCTACAAGGCGGACAATAGCAGGATTGAGAGAGATACAACAACAATGAAAGTTGTGGCTCAAGCAATCGATCATCTTGCCGAAAATGCCGATAATTGTATGTGTTGCAAAAGCGTAGTGTGGACGACAATGGAGCTCGTTGTTTCTCTATTGCACGCTAGATTCGGGGTAATGTTAGAGGGTTCTGCTGAAGATGTTGTTTGCCACCAAGTAGGCATGGTCAGCAATTGCAAGCCTTCGGCATGCCAATACAGTGTGTTGTTGCATTCATAAAGCTATCGGTATTTAGCCGAAGACCACTAGTTTAAGGTTAGCGAAAAGTTGGCGGCTAAATACTGATAGCTGATTGCTTTTTTGATCCGGGGTTAAAATGAGTAAATACGTGTGTTATGAAGGAAAAGATGTAACAGGCAAGTGTAACGGACCTTGCGAAGGTTGCAGCAGCTATGGCGTTGAAAGGCGCCTCTCCAACCGGCGAAAAAAAAGTTTCAGTTTTAGGCTGTTGGAGAGGCGCGAAGGTTTTGATAGGAGAAAGAACCACCTAGGGAAAAAGGGACTTTATCAAAGGGTATTCCGGCAGGGGGCTTATTATCTCAGGCACAATTATGCAAAACTAATCATACTTCTTATCTTGTTTAACATGTTAAACGTAGCAGATTTCATTTTCACGCTGAGGGCGCTCTCATACGGGTTTAGCGAAGGAAATCCTGTTATGAACATGCTGTTTACGGTAGGCCCGTCTGCAGCGGGCTTGTTTAAGTTTGCTCTCGCGGGTGTGATAACGGTTGCCATTTGGCTTTTCAGGAGATACAGGTTGGTACTCGAGTTTAGCATCTTTTTTCTTTTTGTTTATATGCTTTTGATTGCATACCATATCTACGGAACATTTGCGTACCATATTTATGGGTCGCAACTAGTGGATGGCTGCAAAGCACTGTTTTACTATTCTTAAGTATAACTATGAGGCGATAGCACAATATTCTTTCTTGGGTTTAGAGATAATTAATTTGGGTAAATCAATAGCGTACGGTGCGGCGAACTAATAGCATAAAGGGCCCGGACGCGGGCCCTTTATGCTATTTATAATGATATGAATCTTGGAAGTGGGGTGTTGGTTTTGGAAGACAATTCAATGGATAGCAATTTAATCAGACAAGCAGTTGATAAGAGCAGCGTAATCGCGGTTGTTGGGGCGTCCAACAACGAGAGTAAATATGGCTACAAGATATATAAAGACTTGAAAGAGGCCGGATATAAGGTTTACCCGGTCAACGCAAAAGAGCAGGAGATTCAAGGCGATAAAGCCTACCCAAATATAAGCAGCCTTCCAGAAAAACCTGATGTAGTGGATATAGTGGTGCCGCCCCAGGTGACCGAGAGGATTGTTGAGGAAGCGGCAGCCCTCGGAGTAGATATAGTCTGGATGCAGCCTGGCGCCGAGAGCGAAGTGGCTATCGAATATGCAAAGAAGCATGGGATACACGAGATTCATAATGCCTGCATAATGGTTGCAAGAAGAGCTTTCTAGTGGTTTACGATCGTCAGTTGGAAAGGGCTAGTAATCTACCAGGTACTTTACAGATTTTACCAGTGTAATTTTGCTAAAGTCTGGTAAATTCTTACCGATATTATACTGTATAAGGATCTGCCAGAATTAAATAGGAACTACCAGATACAGCCCCTTATCACTACGGTTTATTCTACAGCCCGCATTACTGTTCAAAGAAAGTAGGCCTCTGATCTCTGATAATTTAATTTTGTTTAATTGAACTTAAACTGCCGCAATGGAGTCCTAGGAGGTGCGCGCTATAGAATTATCGATAGCTGCCGTTGCTTGTTTGGCAGCATGTGGAATTATTTAATGGTTAAAGGCTGAGATGGCGGGGTGCAAGCTTTGAAAAGGAGTTTGAATGCGTAGGCTTTTGTTTGGGTTAGTCGCACTAATGTTTCTCAGTCATATACCGCAAGTTTCAGACCAGTTTAAGGAAGAGCAGCAGGGCATTGATGCTGCCTATCAAAAGGTAATAGGGTTATATAGTGCAGTATCCAAGACATACGATAATACTCGGAAAGACGTCAACGCGATTCAGCAAAGACTGGCACAAACCAAAGAAGACGTTGATAAAAGTTTGGCCTATACAGAGAAAGCGGGCAATAAAATGTCTGAAGCCTTAAGGCTGTTGGAGGTTTTTATTAACAGGGATCGCGATACCACTGAAACTCCGTCAAGATAGGGTAGAGAAACCTGGCAGAGAAGAATAAAGAGCGCCGGCCAAACTGGCCGGCGCTCTTTATTCTTCTTGCTATCAGCTTTAATACAAATAAGAAGCTTGCGATTTTACGCGGCCTCTTTATTAGGTTCGGGGTGACAATTAAGGATAGATTTGCTAGTCTACAACTTAGAGCTATCAGCTGTCAGTTTTTAGGGAAATAAACTGGTAGCCGATGAAAGCTGATAGCGGTAATCAATTTGAGGTGTTTTTGTGTTTGAGCCCCGGCTGTATCGCAATCAAGTTCTCTCGGAAGGTCTGCATACTTTTGAAGTAAAAGTTAACGAAACCGATCTACTTATAAGCGCAGGTCGTGACCTGGCGTCAGTCGCATACGATCTGGTACGCCGGTACCGAAGTCAGATTGAGGAATTCATCAGCAGGTACCCCGTCTTTCTAAAATCCTTTGCACCTGTAGAGATTCCGGAAAGCGCTCCGGAGATAGTCAGATCGATGGCTGATGCGGCAAAGTTAGCGGGAGTCGG
This DNA window, taken from Bacillota bacterium, encodes the following:
- a CDS encoding DUF5658 family protein encodes the protein MSKYVCYEGKDVTGKCNGPCEGCSSYGVERRLSNRRKKSFSFRLLERREGFDRRKNHLGKKGLYQRVFRQGAYYLRHNYAKLIILLILFNMLNVADFIFTLRALSYGFSEGNPVMNMLFTVGPSAAGLFKFALAGVITVAIWLFRRYRLVLEFSIFFLFVYMLLIAYHIYGTFAYHIYGSQLVDGCKALFYYS
- a CDS encoding CoA-binding protein, with translation MDSNLIRQAVDKSSVIAVVGASNNESKYGYKIYKDLKEAGYKVYPVNAKEQEIQGDKAYPNISSLPEKPDVVDIVVPPQVTERIVEEAAALGVDIVWMQPGAESEVAIEYAKKHGIHEIHNACIMVARRAF